The genomic segment ctctgttccttTGACCTAAAAAGACAGGAGAGCAGAGACATGaggtgagattaaaaaaaaacaacctgctCAAACTAGAAGAAAGCACGAACACAGACGCCGTGGGGGATGAGGCTGACGTTAGCGGCAGCAGCAACAAGGGCTCACCGCATGATATATGTGCAAGCTCGAAGAAAACGGACCACTATCCCTGAAAAAGCATTTCATCTTATAGTCGGGGTCGTCCTATATTTGGACCAGTACAGTAGATAACAACCATGATATCTAGTTCTCTGAATCATGATCTCAGTGTTGTCTACAGgtctgttaaaaaataaataaaataaataaatttttaaaaaaaagacaaaaagaaaggatGCTCACCATGAGAGTTGGGCTCTGGAAGAGTCTCTCTGGCAACCAGGTGCATGACGGTTGTTCGGCCCGGTGGCAGCTTTAGAGCTTTAAACGCAGAAATACACCTCATGATTCATTACTATTTAGTTGTAATTAACTTGATTTTATCATATGAACCCATGGTGGCTAATCCTATGAAAATGTGGCATTATTGAAAGGATAATACTTCAGCCAAATATTTTCCACTCCAGGGAAATcagcttttaatttatttgcatGTTACAAATGGAATAACCTTCAAAATACTCTGAGAGCTGAAACACTAAGTTTCTCTCAGTTTGTCTCTATCATTGAAACACTTCCACCAGTTctgttatcatttatttatttattttatttttatttctaatgtgAAGActttaattgaaaatattgtttgttttataacaaacaatattttgtgaAAGTCTTCAGattagaaataaaatttttattttatttatttatttatatttatatctctcactctctctctctctaaataaaaaatacatccaAGCAGCAGCGAAGGAAGGATGCTGATTGGCTGTAGTGACTATCAGGACAGCTACAGAGGTAAATTAAGGTTTGATAAGAAGCTGTGTGATTAACAACACTGTGACTGCTGCTGTTAGCCTGTTAACCAAACCGTttacaaccaaacacacactattCCCTGACGCACCTTATTTTCACCACACCAATTGAATTTTGGTCTGACTGCAGCTtcggaaaagagagagagatagttgGCCCACTTAGCACGGAGCCACTGAACCAGCCCATCTGATTGGCGGTCAGTAAATCCCAGTTGTTGATGGCACAAGTGCAAACCAGGTACAGGGCAGAGAGTCCATGAGTTTAACGggattaaaataaatcaaatcagatGGGCTGCTTACACTGCTTTGTTTTGACTCAAGTGCTCATTTGTTAAACTGTGTCAACCCTCAATTTTAGCAGCGTGAGGTGAAGGGTAATACTTTGGCTTCCACTAGCAACTGTCACTATGACAGCAGAtgtgttaattttgtcataTCATGCATCTGTGATACTGGATTAGGTCAGCACGACTGTGTTTGACGTTAGGCTCTCCGAGtgcagtttacagtaaacacttttttgtaatttctccTTTCTGCAGTGGTATCTGTGACTCTTCATTTCCATGGCTTATCTTACATATaatacacagaaacagaccTGAAACAACCATCTGTCTCAGGAGAGCTTCATGACACCTcggctgtttgtgttttctgcttctaTTGGCATTAATTGACAAAAGGTAAAGAAGACACATGCCTGCCTGTTTACAACATTACAAAGACACTGTAGCTTTCAATCTGAAGTGTCACAGACGTGGgcacttttctgttttccttaGATTTGCTGTAACTGAAATCCTGCTGTTTCAAgcgcaccccccccccccatttttgaaacatgaaaaacgactgacagaaaaattcaTTCACCTGGCAGACTTGAAAAATTTATGATGCAGTCACAGAAGGAAATTACCTGTCAGTAATAAGTTATCTTTAAGTAGGGGTGGACTCCTGGTGTGATTTAAggtgcaaacaaaaaactgcaacCAGAGATTATGGAGGGAGTGAGTGAGCAACTCACTCAAATGTTATTGgaacttgtttttctctcagattAGTTTATTGGAGGTTCTTTGTCGGTTTTGGGAATAGGAGTTTGACAATAATCCCTTgcacaaggtccacttactggaaatttttctggagctttcagccacatctcacGGTCTTAACAAGTGGATGAAATTACCTGTTGCCCTGTGATTGAAATTCCATACTTAGGTCACTTGAAAACAACTGAGTCACATGACagctgagcaaactccattcaCCATGTGGCTGAAAGCGAAgaaaatttccagaaaatggaACATGTGCACAGGACTATTTGTCAATGAGTGTTGGCATTTACGATGACAAGTATTATCTTTGTGATGGTGTCCTCTTTCAGAGATGGTCTTACCTCCCAGGGTAACATTGCCATGAAGGAAGCGTCCCTGAAAGATGAGGCGTAATATGCTAGGGCTgctcaccctctcctcctcccatcctgtcagagagcagagaaacacGTGCATCGCTTATGGTATGGTCAGATTAGGTTTCCGTCGAACAAAAATGTACCTGCACTCAGCCCTGAAAAAGGGGTGTGATGTCACGTTTCTGACACCGGAAATAAATAGATATGAATTTGAACGATCGCAAACTATAAACAGAGTATGAGACTGACGCCGTAGTTTGTAGTCTGGTGGTGTGACGATGTACTAAAACGGTGAAGAAACAAGCTAGAGagtagaagtacaagtacaggTGAAAGGGAAACAGATCGAATATTTGTACACCCGCAATGTAATGTGACCAAGCCTTTACTACGGCTCAATCCATACTGGATTTAGAGGCTGATGTTGGTATTCATAtatggaattttaaaaatctgtgtatcagcagtatgtttttttgtttgttttttttttttaaataacatgaaCACATATCATAAATAACATCTTGATACTGACTGTTTAGATTTGTATGTCTTCAAAATTGTGACCAAGGTACATGCAAACTTTTTCTAAGTTACCTCAAACCTAATTTTGCATATCTGTACTGCAGTTTTGCGTTACTTATTGGCCAGTCTATACATCGATACCAATAAATCTGCTATAAGACAACATCAAAAGCCTGGCCTATTTATCAGTCTAGCGCTACCATTTACCATCACTGTTCTTCACCATAATGTTGTGAGTACCCATCTGGTCGCTTTTAACTTCTTAAATTTGTGGTAAAATTTGGCTGCGTTCATTTCGACTGTTAATATAAACACTGTATACAAGGTTTTCAGTGCATGCATTAAGTAGTGGTGAGTCACAATAgcaaatgaaatggaaaaaagcagTTGATTACTTGCAGAAACTGACTGACTATCTGTGTcagtatataagtatataaacTGAAAccgtaaaaaaataaaaataaataatattttttaaaaattcagcaaacTGAAACCTGCAAAAACGAACCTGCAGGCCAGTTCTCAAATACATGCTTCGCGATGTCTGTGGCCGAGTCATTTGGGGAGAAAGTGAAGTCTTGCGTTTTCCCACTGACCAGGATAAGGCGGAGGTGCacctaaaacaacaaacaaagacagcCTAATCTCAGTCGATAGAAACGCTGTGTCAGACACCAAACTTCCATTAAAATTCTTCTTAATTAGTGGTGGTGGAATCCCTCCACTTCCTCTAACCTCTTCAGACATGAGGTGACCTTCAGAAAGCTGTGAAGAGATGGGCATTCCAGTCTAATTAGATTTATCCACACCAGATCTCCACCCTTCCACTGGGCGACTTCATTCAATGCGGGCTTACACTGAAGTGAGCCCCTGTTGCCTGAGACGACAACAGATAAGGGTGGGGCTGAGGGGGAGAACACTGGCCCTTTAGTTCCAGGGTGCTGCAAGCTCCTCTCCGGGCTGTCAGCCTAATGCGATAACCCCAGGTGTCCCAGACAGCTCTGGGCCATGTTATTAAATTTACATGGCCAGTGCTTAGCCCCGAGGGGGactttgcatatgtgtgtgggAGGGTCTTTAACAGAGGGGCTTTCCTCTACATTTTATCCTCTGGGCAACTACACAAAgcagtatgtttaaaaaaacaaaacagaaaaataaaaaggagctTGTCTAACATGCCTTGAGGGCCTAAATAATACACTAATATTAGGAAATCCACGTGGTGGGACACTCCGTGCTCCTCCTACTACAAGATTTAAAATTATCAAACTACATGCAAGGCACAACATTATCAAACTATTAAATTACCAAAACACCCTACTGTAGCAGTGCTGACACAGTAAATTGATTAAATAATCAACATATCTGTAATCTGTAACTATTCTGACACtcaatgtaaaagtaaaaatgccaaacattacaCCCAGTACCAGCGACTCAATTGTGATGAttctctgattttctttttcttatgtgGAATTTTCAAGGAACCAAAAAGAAAGTTATAGAAAGAAGATGTCACATTGGCTTGGGGAAggtgtgatgggcattttctgacattttatagtatATCTATTTACAGAACCTAATTGGTAGGtcttgaaaacaaacattagttGTAGCGCTATATTGTAGTACAGTTAAGAGTGATACATATATGACCATTAATTATTCGTAACATGACAGCAACAGAATGCAACAATGTGTTTGGCTTCTTTGCATTGACATGAAACACTGACTGAGGTTGAAGTATAGACTTTCAGCCGTAAAGCTGAATTTACACTCGATGCAAGGGGTTGGATTTCACCCACTGATATCACCTCCGCAATGCTAGACACACGTGTTATCAGGCCATATCATGCTTTATATTCTGCAAAGTaacagtgtttacattttttaaattactttgtgAGACAGAGCGACAGTGACCTATACACAGAGAATGATTAACTCTCTGTCAACGCCATTGCCCCATTGTGTACTTACATTTCTGAGGAGGTGCACGTCAGCTAAAGAGTAATCTTGGAGACATTCAACGCAGAAGCATAAATAGAAAACTTGGCATAAAAGGGCCTcaagggtgtgtgagggtggtCACATCCATGTTGGGTGAACAGAGAAAATATCCTAAACATCAAAACAAGACAACCAAGGATCTTTTGGACCAAACAGTGAAATACACTTGAGCGGCCAAATCAATTGCCTGATCTCAATCCATACAAGCTGAAGACcagtctgaaaacaaaattccCCTGACACATGAAATAAGTAAAGACAGCTTCAGCTTGAAGATAGTGGAGCATCCATCAAGTTGATGTCTATGGGTCACCCAGTTAAGGCATTGAAGAAACAAATAAAGCCTGCAAGTTTACTCCAGAccacatatatatttaaatagaCAATGTTTCGTTCACAGGTGGATTTTGTCAGATCAAATTGACCCATTTATATACTATACCAACAGGCTGATAGGCTCTATGATGACAGTTGTCGTTAACCGTCCAATCTGCCCAGGTTGATGACATTTATGATTATGTTACtgttaacagaaaaacatgattcaAATGGGAGGTTATAGATATGTTTTGTTGGTTATTATCATGTTATTCCTTTCATGTAACTTACAATTAATTTGAAcgtttttttatatatttgagaTCTTATTGACATACTAACTAGATGTTGTCTATCTAAATAAATTGTGGTTTGGAGTCATATATTCATTGATGCTGATTTCCAATAGCCTCGCACCTACATGTGATAAGTGTGTAACTGTGCTCCTTCTGCTAGATTTCAGGCAGTCATAAATAGTGAAGGATATGAAATCATGATATTACATTAATTTGCCCACTTATTTCATTCTTTCTGTATGGTCAGATCATGGTCAGGGTTGAAAAATCACTCTGAACTGAATTATTGATCAGTTTTGGACCTAATGTATGCTACAGCAAGTACTGTTCCTTATTAATCCATTAATCCATCGTCTCTAATCAATCATGTCGCTGCTCCAAAAAAATTACTttggggtgaaaaaaaacatcccatcAAATTGAATCTTTCTAGTGGGACATCTCTactaaagagagaaaactgaCAGATggtattaattttaattttctcagaCATTTGCCCTTCTTAAAAAGGTCGAAGATGAACTTTCTTTGGGTCACAAATCACAAAGGAGAGAACAAAGAGACTTAACCACGAGGTGTGACGTCAGGCAGGGACAACCCCGCTCTCTGATCTGTTTACAAATACAATCCTCCCTTGGTGgttctctgccccccccccctgaacCGAATAACCTCAATGTGGGGTTACATACCCATGTCGTCATTAACAAGCTTTGTCCCCATCCCCATCCCTTTCAtcccaaaccaaacaaaaacaaaatcaaatctgCCTGGTTACCCGTGGCAACATCCTGCATCAAGAAATTCCTCAAACACTGTTGtgacttacttttttttttaagggttaaAAGCAAGGTAATCAGCAACCCACAGCAGGACACTGTCTTGTTTTTACCTGATGTATGTGTCCTAGATAAAACACTTGACAACATTGTTTACATAGAATTTTAAGGATGCATACCACCAATACGAAGGTGATATTGTCTCAAGGGATGCAActataaattattttcaatatcgagaataatttacagattattttgtcagttaAGCAAATCTTTGGTTTAAGAAATGGCaggaaaaaattatttaaaaaaaacaaacaaaaaaaaacaaacaaaaacaaaacacccatcacagtttccaagAGACCGAggtaacatcttcaaatgtgttgttttatctCAACAACAGACCAAAACCTGAAATATACTCAatttacaaatacataaaaacagagaaaagatgaaacTCTTCCCATTGGGAAGTCATAACCAGCACACTTGAAATGTTTGCTCAAAAATCATTTACATAactaattgattatcaaaatagttgaaaacTAATTTTCTTTCTAAACTAAATGCTTCCCTATTAATCACATTAGCCCCAAAACAATTGAATGTCTAATTTCCCAtctttgataattgatttatcaaacaaaaacacaaagatcgGCTGGTTACAGCTTCACAAATGCAAAAACGTGGTCACTTTTCTTTGTGGAATATTACAATAAAGTGAATATTTGAAGGTTGGAAAGCCAGCTGCCAGGTATCAAAGCTAGCGGGAAATATTATTCTCTGTATAACTTCTATCATTTCTGATCTGTCTGTAAGAGTGTTGTCCATTCCtatggttggggggggggggcttagtAAGAGGGTACAATCAATTGGCGTCTAAACCTTGAAAGGAAAGTAGGGCAACGTTTTAACTGAGATTAGACAGATGGTGTTCACAGGAACAGCAGTCACTGTCCCAGCTAAGTGTTTGCGGACGCTGGCTAATCCATGATCCCCCCCCTCACTCCCAACCCAGAACCCTAAATAATTTTAACTTGGGGAAACGTTAATGTAACGTTATCGGCATGATACTATAATACAATGGTTCGTATATGAATGCAACAGCAACCATGTGTGACAGACTCCGTGGATTTGTGTTGACGCTAGAAAATATCTTGAGAAAGGTGGCAGACCCTCACTCACCATATCAAGATCCCTCTGGGTGGTCATGGCTCAGGGAGGAAGAAAGCCGTGGACGTGGGGCAGAGAGGACAGGACTGGTGTGGTTCAGCTGCTGGAGACCGACCCTGAGCCCtgacacaaacaacacaaacactgtgagACTGCTTCCCACAGCCTGGCACCGCAGCGGCACCGCACCATCACCCCTGACCCAGCGGACGGACATGTCGCTAACGTCAACACCTAACGCCACGGCGTTATCCATCAAACGCCAAACATGCACACGATTGATTGGCCACCTGGAGCTGTATAGGTAGAGAGCAAACAGGTTCCCTTCACCGCGTTTTAGCAATTGTACAAATAACAAACCGAGCGAAGCAGCTTAAGTCTTCTCAGTTTAACAGCTAACGTTACGCTAGTAAAGATAGCGGGGTTACACTGTTTATACTAGTTAGACTCAACCGCCGCTGCTACTTAGCTGGGTTGCAGGAATAAAGCTTTATGTCATAAAAtagccaggaaaaaaaaatgtctccccCGAACACACCATCTAGTACTGTTTCCTCCTATGGGATGTCGAAACTGAGCCGTGCGAATAAGGAAGGGTTGTGCTAACCTTAGCATTGCTGTATTAGCTTGTTTCAATCCTGCTATCGCTGGTTAGCTGCGGACCAGCTCGCTAACTAAATGTGCAACGGCGACTTTTGTCCTGCCGACCTCACCTGCATTGGATGACAATGATGAAACTTTGCATTCAGTTGAATGGAAGAGTCAGCGGGGAGCACTTTTTGTGGGGAAAATATCGAGTGTAGACGGATATCGTTGACTGTGGGTATCAGTGGCTAATGGACGGGACGACGCCGGATGTCAGCTGCTTGTAAACACAGCGAACGACCGCAAACACTTCTGGGAGTTGAAGTCTGGagcgaggaaaaaaaaagctctgtgaCATCATGGCAgatgttaaaaacagaaaactttcTGCTCCGCGAAATACTGCATTCAGTTTGAAACATAATTACTAATTTGATGTAGTCCTTGTGTATTTAGACATTTTAGAGGCTCAGTGGTGGGAATTAActatatacatttattcaagtcCTAAACttatgtacaattttgaggtacttctacttcacttaaatatttctattttatgttattttatacaTCTACTGTACAACATTTAAGAGCGGGATATTGCAatttctccactacatttgtttgGCAGATACAGTTACTTTTCAGAATAAGACTTCACATGTAGTAATCTTATAAAATACATTGTGTTGTAAAAGATTAAACCAGCGGTTCCCaactttttttggcttgtgcTCCCTTCAGATGTCTACGAGTTGCTAGCACCTTCACTAAAGAGTGATCTCCTCTGTAACCTTCTCAGATGGTTTGatttaaataacagtttgaGGCCCAAATTGGTAAAATTACCTAAAActttcacaaaaaagaaagaggaaaaagaaaacattccaaAAAATTACTACAAATCTTTGTAGTAGAAGATTGCTTTTCTTCCCTCCAACCCTCGTTAATCATGATGTCATGCTTTGgcgaaacaaacaaacaaacaaacaaaataatgcagcaatctctcttttctctcttttatttttgtttttcatctctttatGGTTATATTGCACCTCTCTGTGGTTGACTGCGTCTCTCTTTAgttgctttgtgtctctctgtgatTGATAGACATAAGAACAAAAATGGTAGAAGTCACTTAAAAGAGAGGCTCTGGTAGGCCTTTTCACTAATCCCTCCATGCCAGCAATGTTGTGATGTAGTGTTGTGATTTATTGTTGATTTATATGTTCATTTATTGATTGCCAACATTAAATAACTAGGTTGTGGGCAAATAAACCCTCAGAATGGAGTAAACAGGAAAAGTGGATCCAGCtgttttcataaatgttaaaatgtatatgtaaaatattttctgctttgtctTCTGGGGCCTCATCGCTCAGTTTTTGCAGGACTGTAAGACTGATAATCTTGGAATCAATCTTCTAGAGGTCAAAAACGGGAAAATCTCAGGGCATCATAACTTCAATCTTTATCAgagcattacatttttttttgttcacagaACCGTGTCAGtggtaaaagcagaaaaatgacatctttcTAACCAGCTGCACCCCAAGCAGTAATCTGAGGCCCCATTACTTCATTTAGCTGCAGCAAGGCACCTGCTGATCAAAACGATGGCAACACGTGCACAGGAGACGTATCAAATGTCAACATATGTGGTTTTAAGAAATAAAGCAATTTGTTGAATTTACTGAATCCTCAATGATCTGCTGTCTACTGAAACAATAATTCAGTGTAGCTCTCAAAATACATCTTCAGAGTGAATCTGGTGAAGTGATTCACACagatgcagatgtttttgtgaTGTGTGGGACTGTAAGGTGGCAGTTCCTCTTTTAAACCACAGGATCAAATTGAAGCCTTTTAACTTTG from the Xiphias gladius isolate SHS-SW01 ecotype Sanya breed wild chromosome 23, ASM1685928v1, whole genome shotgun sequence genome contains:
- the ubl3b gene encoding ubiquitin-like protein 3b isoform X2 — encoded protein: MTTQRDLDMVHLRLILVSGKTQDFTFSPNDSATDIAKHVFENWPAGWEEERVSSPSILRLIFQGRFLHGNVTLGALKLPPGRTTVMHLVARETLPEPNSHGQRNREKTTESNCCLLL
- the ubl3b gene encoding ubiquitin-like protein 3b isoform X1 codes for the protein MTTQRDLDMVHLRLILVSGKTQDFTFSPNDSATDIAKHVFENWPAGWEEERVSSPSILRLIFQGRFLHGNVTLGDEGVITRRAGGRGVLTRCVCLEEEEVLRLQCFHNQTGTGACRTEGGLGPTLFI